The sequence TCGCTGGCGCTCGTCCGGCGCGCGCCGCCGGGTGCCCGGCCCCCGCGCTGCCACGCGAGCTCGGTGGCGTCCGCATCACGCCATGGCTCAGGCGTTGCGGAGGAAGCGGTCCAGCACCCGGACGCCGAACTGCAGCGACTCGACCGGCACCCGCTCGTCGATGCCGTGGAAGAGCGAGGCGAAGTCGAGGTCGGCGGGCAGCCGCAGCGGTGAGAACCCGAAGCAGCGCATGCCGAGGCGCTGGAAGCTCTTGGCGTCGGTGCCGCCGCTCATCGTGAACGGCACCGGCCGGGCGCCGTCGTCCTCCGCCTTGAGCGCGGTGACCATCTGGTCGACCAGTGGACCGTCGAACGTCGTCTCCACGGCCTGGTCGTGCACCAGCCACTCGCGCTGCACCCCCTCGCCGATCAGCGCGGCCAGCTGGCGCTCGAACTCCTCCTCCTGCCCGTAGAGGAAGCGGCCGTCGACGGTCGCGCTCGCCGTGCCGGGGATGACGTTGGCCTTGTAGCCGGCGTCGAGCATCGTCGGGTTGGCGGTGTTGCGCAGCGCCGCGCCGATCATCCGGCTGATGCTGCCCAGGCGGGCCAGCGCGAGCTCGGGCTCGGCGGGGTCGATCTCGATGCCGTAGGCGTCCTCGACCGCGGCGAGGAAGGCGCGCATCGGCGGGGTGAGGGTGAGCGGGAAGCGGTGCGCGCCGATGCGGGCCACCGCTTCGCACAGCCGGGTGACGGCGTTGTCGTCGTGCACGAAGGAGCCGTGCCCGGGCCGTCCGCCGGCCGTGAGCCGCATCCACGCCAGACCCTTCTCGGCGGTCTGCACGAGGTAGAGGCGCAGGTCGTCGCGGACGGTGATGCTGAAGCCGCCGACCTCACTGATCGCCTCTGTGCAGCCCTCGAACAGGTCGGGGTGCTCGTCGACCAGGAAGTGCGCGCCGAGCTTGCCGCCGGCCTCCTCGTCGGCGACGTACGCGAGCACGATGTCGCGCGGAGGCTGCACGCCGGTGCGGGCCCAGTCGCGCACCAGCGCCAGCACCATCGCGTCCATGTCCTTCATGTCGACCGCGCCGCGGCCCCAGATGTACCCGTCGCGCTCCTCGCCGGAGAACGGGTGGACGCTCCACTCGGTGGGATCGGCCGGAACGACGTCGAGGTGGCCGTGCACCAGGAGCGCCGGCCGGCTGCGGTCGGCCCCCGGGATGCGAGCGACCAGGCTCGCCCGGCCGCGCTCGGACTCGTGGATGACCGACTCGATGCCCGCCTCGTCGAGCTTGCCCGCGACCCATTCCGCGGCCGCCCGCTCCCCCGCGCCGGTGGCGGTGCTCCCGGTGTTGGTGGTGTCGATCCGGATGAGGTCGGAGAGCAGCTCGGCGACCTCGTCCTGGGCGCCGGCGAGCGGGGCGGGGTTCTCGGCCATGGGCGCGATCGTGCCACCCGCACGCGGTCACCCGTGCGAGTGATCCGGTACTCCACCGTCCGATACCTTCGGCCGATCACCCCATCCGTGAGGTCGTTGCGCGCCTACGGCGCCCGAGAGCCCCGTGCCGCCGTCACCACCGCCGGGGTGCTGCTGGTCGTGAGCGCGGCCATCCTGCTCGTCCTCCCCGTCCTCTGGGCCGCCGTCCACCTGCGGACCCCCGCGGTGGTCCTCGTCACCGCGTGCGCGCTCGCCGCCGACCTGCTCACCCTGCTGGTGCTGCTGCCCGCCGCTGCGGCGTTGGCCGACTTCGTCTTCTTCGGCGCCCTGCTGATCGTGATCGCCGTCCTGCTGGTGCGCGCCAACCGGACCCAGGAGCGGCTGGTCGCCGCCCTGCAGCGCCGGCTCACGGTCGACTCCCTGACCGGCCTGGCCACACGGCGGGCCTTCGACGAGGCGTTGGAGACGGCGATGAGCCGGTCGTACCCCGGAGGCACCGCCCTGGTGCTCATCGACGTCGACTCGTTCAAGTCGATCAACGACCAGCACGGTCACCCCGTGGGCGACGACGTCCTCGTGCACCTTGCGCAGGTGCTGCGCGGCCACATCCGCACCGACGACGCCGTGCTCTCCCGGCTCGGCGGCGACGAGCTGGCCGTCCTGCTGCCCGGCTGCGGCCGCCACGTCGCCGCACGGCGCGCCGACGAACTGCTGCACGCGGTGCGGGCCGAGCCGCTGGCCCTGCCCGACGGCACCCTGCTGTCCCTGTCGATCAGCCTGGGCGTGGCCCACGTGCCGCGTTTCTCGCGGGACCGGCGGGCGCTCTACGCCTCGGCCGATGCGGCGCTCTACGACGCCAAGCGGGCCGGCCGGGGGCAGGTCGCACTGGCCTCGGCCCGACGCACCACGGCGGCGTCGGGGGGTGCGTGATCGGCCCCCGGGGGTCAGGTAGTCTTCTCCACGCACTCGTCCGGGTGGCGGAATGGCAGACGCGCTAGCTTGAGGTGCTAGTGCCCTTTATCGGGCGTGGGGGTTCAAGTCCCCCCTCGGACACCGAGTTGAACCCCCATGGCCTCTGGCCGATGGGGTCTCTCCACGTGAATATGGCGCATCCGCCGATTCCTCCGGCCCAATCGTGTTCACCCGTCATGTCGGTCGCGCATCACGCTTGCCGCGGATCGATCCCCAAGACGGCGTCGGCCTCGGCGCTCATGAGAGTGTTGATCAACGTGGTCAGCATCTGCCGCAGCAAGTCAGGGCTGCCCTGGGCCAGCTGCTCGTGCAGGAAGTGGGCAGGCTCGATACTGCTCCGAGCGGTCAACGCGTCGTACTCCTGAAGGACTGTGAGAGGTCATCCAGAAGATGACGCGGTGGCGGCTTTCACGTCGTCGTCGGCCCGCTGTTCACCGGGGCCGTCGCACACCACCCTTGGTGGACGCGCCTACTCCGCGCCCGGGTCGGCCGCTGAGCAGCGCGGCAAGGCGGACCGCCGCCTGGCGACCCGTGCGAGGTGGACGTGGCGAGTGGCCCGCGGCGGGATCACAGCACTCTGGTGCGGCCGTCGATCGCCCCGTCCGAGTCGGATCAGATCGCCATGGCTGCACGAACCGCGCCGCTCGACGTTAGGCCACCCTCGCCGGTACCGACCACCCGTCCCGACTCGACGACGTAGTAGGTGCTGGCCGCGGTCAGGGCGAAGCCGACGTGCTGCTCGACCAGGAGCACCGACAACCCGCCCCGACGGGTCAGCGCAAGAATCGCCTCCTGGATCTCGGTGACGACGCTGGGCTGGATCCCCTCGGTCGGCTCGTCGAGAACCAGCACGCGAGGAGCGGTGATCAGGGCTCGGGCGATCGCCAGCTGCTGGCGCTGGCCGCCGGAGAGCAGGCCCGCCTGGCGGGCGAGCAGGCTCCTCAGCGCCGGGAACAGGTCCAGCGCCTCGTCGGTGCGCGCCCGCCCGTCCTTCCGGCCGTCCGCCACCAGCTGCAGGTTCTCCCCCGCCGTCAGCTGCGGAAAGCTCTGCTGGCCCTGCGGGACGTAGGCCAGTCCCCGGCGCACGCGCTGGTGCGGGCTGAGGCCCGTGACGTCCTCACCCCTCAGCAGCACGCGCCCCGACCGCGGCTTCAGCAGACCGACCGCCGCGCGCAGCACCGTCGTCTTGCCTGCGCCGTTGTGCCCGAGTATCGCGGCCACGCCGTCGGGAGGGACGACGACGGAGACGCCGTGCACCACCTCGGTCCGCCCGTAGGCGATGTGGACGTCGTGCAGTTCGAGCATCAGTGCACCACCTGGTCGTCGGGCTGCTGGTGTCCGGGGCCGAGGTAGATCTCCTGCACGCGTGGATCGGCCTGGACCTGGGCGTAGGTGCCCTCCGCCAGGACCTTGCCGGCAGCCAGCACGGTGACCGAGTCGGCGTAGGCGCGCAGGAACTCCATGTCATGCTCGACGACGACCACCACGTGGTCCCGCCGCACCCGGCGGAGCAGCTCGCCGGTTTGCTCGCGTTCCTCCGCGCTCATGCCGGCGACCGGCTCGTCGAGGAAGAGGACCGTGGCGCTCTGCACTAGCAGCATGCCGATCTCGAGCCACTGCTTCTGCCCGTGCGCGAGCTCCCCGGCCGGCCGGTCGCGCAACGCCGTCAACCCGGTGGTCTCCATCGCCAGCTGCACGTTGTCGGGGACGGAGGTCCTGGCCCGCAGCAGGGAGCGCCGCCGGCGACCCGCTCCCGCCGCGATGTCCAGGTTCTGCAGCACGGTCAGCTGCTCGAACACGCTGGCCGTCTGGAAGGTGCGCCCGACACCGGCCCGGGCGATCTGGTGCTCCTTCTTCCCGAGCAGCTGGATGCCGTCGAACTTCGCCGAGCCGGTGGCGGCGGCCAGGCCGGTGACCGCGTCGACCAGGGTGGTCTTGCCCGCGCCGTTGGGGCCGATCAGGAAGCGGAGGTCGCCCTGCAACACGGTGAGGTCCACGCCGTCGACGGCGACGAAACCGTCGAAGCTGACCCGCAGGTCCTTGATCTCCAGGTAGTCCTCCCGCATCACGGCCTCCCGCTGTGGACGTCGGCCGGGGCTCGCTCGGGATCGGCGTCGTCCACCAGCGGTGGATCGGAATCGTCAGGTCCGTGCCCCCGGCTCTCCTCGGCGAGCGTGCCGACGCCGACGCGACGACGCCCCCGCAGTACCCCGCCCAGCGAGCCGATGCCGCCGGGGAGGAACGCGACGACGAGGACGAAGAGCAGACCCTGGAGGTAGATCCACCCGGACTCGAAGTTCTCCGACAGGGTGCTGCCCGCGTAGGAGACGGCCAGCGAGCCGAGCACCGGCCCTAGGAGCGTGGCCCGGCCGCCGACGGCGACGCCGATGAGGAAGCCGATGGACGGCACGACCCCCACGTTGTTCGGCGAGATGATCCCGACGATCGGCACGAACAGGGCACCGCCGATGGCGGCGAACACCGCCGCCACGACGTAGGCGACGACCTTGACCAGCGCCGGGTCGTAGCCGAGGAACCGGACCCGCTCCTCCCCGTCGCGGACCGCCGTCAGCAGCTCGCCGTACCGGCTGCGGCGCAGCTGGTGCACGATCGCCACCATCGCGATCAGCACACCGGCCGCGATGAAGTACAGCATCCGGCGGTTGACCGGGTCGTTGAGCACGAAGCCGAAAAAGGAGCGGAAGTTGCTCAGCCCGTTGGAGCCGCCGATGGTGTTCTGCTGGCTGATCAGCAGCAGGGCGAACGCCGCCGCGGACGCCTGGGAAAGGATCGCGAAATAAGCGCCCTTGACCCGCCGACGGAACACGCCCAGTCCCAGCAGCAGGGCGATGAGCCCCGGGACGACGACGATGCCGCCGACCGCGACGACCGGGTTGCGGAAGATCTCCCACCACCACGGCACCCCGCTGCCGGTGATCATGAACGCCGGCCGGCCGCCCGGTCCGGCATCGGCAAGCTGCAGGTGGATCGCCATGATGTAGGCGCCGAGGCCGAAGAACACGCCCTGGCCGAGGGTGAGCATGCCGCCGCTCCCCCAGGCCAGCCCGATGCCCACGGCCACCATCGCCACGCACAGGAACTGGGCGAGCAGCCGCAGCCGGAAGTCGCTCAGCAGCGCCGGCGCCGCACCGAAGAGGACGACGATCCCCAGCAGGTACCCGCCGAGCACCAGGGCCCGGCCACGCCACACCCCGCTCACACCAGGCTCCTCGTCCGGACGCTGAACAGACCCTGGGGACGAAGCTGCAAGAAGGCGATCACGCAGACCAGCAGCAGCACCTTGGCTGTGCTGACCGACTGGGAAAACGCGAAGAACGCCTGCAGCACGCCGAGCCCGAAGGCCGCCATGACGGCGCCCTTGATCTGCCCCACGCCTCCGGCGACGACGACCAGGAACGCGTCGACGATGTAGTTCTGGCCCATGTAGGGCTGGGTGGAGCCGATGAGCGTGAGCGCCACACCGGCCAGCCCCGCGAGCCCGGACCCGATGAAGAACGTCATCCGGTCGGTGAGCCGGCTGTTGATGCCCGACGTCTCCGCCAAGCCCCGGCTCTGCACCACCGCTCGGATCCGCCGTCCCAGGGAGGTGAACCGCAGGACGGCGCTCAGCGCCACCACTGCGGTGACCGCCACGACCACGATGAACAGCCGCCCATGGGTGAACGGCACCCCGAACAGCTCCACGTTGCCGCGCAGCCACTCCGGGGCCCGCACCTCGACGGCCGGAGCCCCGAAGACGTCCCGGGCCAGCTGCTGGAGCATCAGCGCGACCCCCCAGGTGACGAGCAGGGTGTCCAGCGGCCGGGAGTACAGCCGGCTGATCAGGGACACCTCCAGCAGCACTCCCAGCAGGCCGCCGACGAGGAACGCCAGTGGCAAGGCGATCAGCAGCGCCAGACCGGCGCTGCCGATCACCTGCTGGACGACGAACGCCGTGTAGGCGCCGGCCATGAGGAACTCCCCGTGCGCCATGTTGATGACGCCCATCTGCCCGAAGGTCAGCGTGAGCCCGAGGGCGATGAGCAGCAGCACCGAGCCGAGGCTGATGCCGGCGTACAACTGGCCGAGGACGGCGTCCATCGGTCGACCTCCCACTCAGCCGGTCAGCAGTAGGTCTCGTCCTTCTCCATGTCGGCGGCCCAGTCGTAGCCCTCCAGGCAGGGATCGGGCTCGATCGGCCCGTCCGAGGACAAGACCACGTCGATCAGGCCGTCGGCATTGACCCGGCCGATGAGCGCGGTCTTGGCGATGTGGTGGTTGTCCCCATCCACCGTGACCGAGCCCTCGGGGGCGTCGAAGCTGACGCCGTCGGCTGCCTCCTGCACGTCGTTCACGGCGAAGGACTCGGCCTTCTCGACCATGCCCTTCCACAGGTAGACCGAGGTGTAGGCGGCTTCCATCGGGTCGCTGGTCACCGCGTCCTCGCCGTAGGCCTCCTTGAAAGCCGCGACGAAGGCATCGTTCTCCGGGGTGTCGACGGTCTGGTAGTAGTTCCAGGCCGTGTACTGGCCCTCCAGCCTGTCCACCCCGATGCCGGGGACCTCCTCCTCGGCGATGGACACCGAGATCACCGGCATCGTCTCCGGGGTCAGGCCGACGTTGGCGTACTGGGTGAAGAAGCTGACGTTCGAGTCGCCGTTCAGGGTGTTGAAGACCGCGTCGGCGCCGGAGGCCTGGACGCGGTTGACGATGGTCTGGATGCCCTCAGTCGAGCCGAGGGGCTCGTAGTCCTCACCGACGATCTCGATGCCGTGCTCCTCGGCGTAGGCCTTGATGATCGCGTTGGCCGTGCGCGGGAAGACGTAGTCACTGCCCACCAGGTGCAGGCTCGTCACGCCGAGCTCGTCCTTGAGGTAGTCGAGTGCCGGGATGATCTGCTGGTTGGTCGTCGCGCCGGTGTAGAAGATGTTCTCCGAGGCCTCCAGGCCCTCGTACTGCACCGGGTAGAACAGCAGCGCGTCGTTGCTCTCGAACACCGGCAGCATCGCCTTGCGGCTGCTGGAGGTCCAGCCGCCGAAGACGGCGGCCACGCAGTCGCTCTGGATGAGCTTGGTGGCCCGCTCGGCGAAGACGGTGGGCTCGGACGCGCCGTCCTCGGTGACGACCTCGAGCTGCTTGCCCAGCACCCCGCCGTCGGCGTTGATCTCCTCGACGGCGAGTTCCAGGGAGCGGCGGACGGTCGTCTCGCTGATCGACATCGTCCCCGACATCGAGTTCAGCAGGCCGATCTTCACCGAGTCGCCCGACGTGTCGACGCAGGACTCGCCGCCGCCGGATGCGCTCGCGTCGGTGTCGCCGGTCCGGCTCCCGCAGCCGCTGGCGACCAGCGCGAGGGTGAGCAGAGCAACGGGGGCCGCCACACGGTGCTGTCCAAGGGTGAGCATGGGGCTCCTAGTCAGAAGGCCCGCCGGAGCGGGCCGCGGATCTATGGGGCGCCGGGCGCCGCGAGGCTGCGAGCTCTCGGGCTGCCCGGCGGAGAGGAACCTATGAGCCGGGTGTTCCGGAAATAGTCGTTCCGCGTGAATGGCGTGTTACGCAGCGGAGCGGCTGCACGCTCACGGCCACCACGGCGCGTCACATGGCCGTAACGGAGCGCCGCTAGTTTTCGGTCATGCGTCTGACCGAGCACGAGCAGGAGCGGCTGCTGATCACCCTCGCCGCCGACGTCGCCCGACGACGGCGGGACCGCGGGCTAGCGCTCAATCACCCCGAGGCGGTCGCGATCCTGACGTCGTTCGTGCTCGAGGGGGCCCGAGACGGGCGCACCGTCGCCGAGCTGATGACCGCCGGCCGCGACGTCCTCGGGAGGGACGACGTCCTGCCCGGCGTGCCGGAGATGATCGAGTCGGTGCAGGTGGAGGCGACGTTCCCGGACGGGACCAAGCTCGTCACGCTGCACGGGCCGATCCGATGATCCCCGGCGAGATCCTGCCCGCCGAGGGCGACATCGATCTCAACCCCGGCCGGCCCGTGCTGGAGCTGGTCGTGGAGAACACCGGTGACCGGCCGGTGCAGGTCGGCTCCCACTACCACCTGGCCGCGGCCAACCCGGCGCTCGCGCTGGACCGGCAGGCGGCCTGGGGCCACCGGCTGGACATCCCCGCCGGCACCTCGGTGCGGTTCGAGCCGGGGCTGTCCCGCACGGTCGCGCTCGTGCCGCTGACCGGCGCCCGCCTCGTCCCCGGGCTGCGCTCGGAGTACGCCGGCCCGCTGGACGGAGCGCGCTCATGAGCCGGCTGAGCCGGGAGCGCTACGCGGCCCTCTACGGACCCACCACCGGCGACCGGGTGCGGCTGGCCGACACCGACCTGCTCATCGAGGTCACCGAGGACCGCTGCGGCGGACCGGGCGCGCTGGCTGGTGACGAGGTCGTCTTCGGCGGCGGCAAGGTGATCCGCGAGTCGATGGGGCAGTCCGCCCGGACCCGCGCCCAGGGCACGCCGGATCTGGTGATCACCGGCGTGGTCGTCCTTGACCACTGGGGCATCGTCAAGGCCGACGTCGGCGTCCGCGACGGCCGGATTGTGGCGCTGGGCAAGGCCGGCAACCCCGACACGATGGACGGCGTCACCCCCGAGTTGGTCATCGGCCCGTCGACGGAGATCATCGCCGGCAACGGGCTGATCCTCACTGCCGGCGCCATCGACGCCCACGTGCACTTCATCGCCCCGCAGCAGATCCCGGTGGCCCTCGCCGCCGGCGTCACCACGCTCATCGGTGGCGGCACCGGCCCCGCCGACGGGACGAAGGCGACCACGGTCAGCCCCGGGGCCTTTTGGCTCGAGGCGATGCTCGACGCGCTGACCGCGTGGCCGGTCAACGTGGCGCTGCTGGGCAAGGGCAACACCGTCGACGAGCGGGCCCTGACCGAGCAGCTGGAGGCGGGCGCGTCGGGCTTCAAGCTGCACGAAGACTGGGGGACGACGCCCGCCGCGATCGACGCCTGCCTCACCGTCGCCCAGCGGCACGGGGTACAGGTCGCCATCCACACCGACACCCTCAACGAGGGCGGCTTCCTGGAGTCGACGCTGGCCGCGATCGGCAACCGGCCGATCCACACGTACCACACCGAGGGGGCCGGAGGCGGGCACGCGCCGGACATCATCCGCGCAGCGAGCTTCCCGAACGTGCTCCCCAGCTCCACGAACCCGACCCGGCCCTACACGCACAACACCCTCGACGAGCACCTCGACATGCTCATGGTCTGCCACCACCTGGACCCGTCGCTCCCCGAGGACCTTGCCTTCGCCGAGTCCCGCATCCGGCCGACGACGATGGCCGCCGAGGACGTGCTGCACGACCTCGGGGCGCTGTCGATGATCGGCAGCGACTCGCAGGCCATGGGCCGGATCGGCGAGACCATCATCCGGACCTGGCAGACCGCGCACGTGATGAAGCGGCGCCGCGGCGCGCTGCCCGGCGACGGCCCCGCCGACAACCACCGGGCCCGGCGGTACGTCGCCAAGTACACGATCGGCCCAGCGGTCACCCACGGCATGGCCGGCGAGATCGGCTCGGTGGAGCCGGGCAAGCTGGCCGACCTCGTGCTCTGGGAGCCGGCCTTCTTCGGCGTCCGCCCGCACCTGGTGCTGAAGTCCGGCGTGATCGCCTGGGCACGGATGGGCGACGCCAACGCCTCCATCCCCACCCCGCAGCCGGAACTGCCGCGGCCCATGTTCGGCGCCTTCGGCGGGCTGCCAGCCCGCCTGGGTCGAACCTTCGTCTCCCCCGCCGCCTTGGAGGCCGGCTTCGCCGACCGGTGGCGCAGCGACCGGCCCCTGGTGGCGACCGGGGACGTCTCCCGGTTGTCCAAGGCCGACCTGCCCGAGAACGACGCGCTGCCGCGCATCGACGTCGACCCGGAGGCGTTCACCGTACGCATCGACGGGGAGGCCGTGGAGCCGGAGTACGCCGAGAAGCTGCCGATGGCGCAGCGGTACTTCCTCTTCTGATGCACAGCCTGCTCCTGCTGCTGCTGGACTCCCGCTCCCCCGCGGGCGCCCACGGCCACTCGGGCGGCATGGAGCCGGCGGTCACCGCCGGTTTCGTCCGCGACGAGGACGACGTCCGGCGGTTCTGCGCCGGTCGGCTGGCGACCGCCGGCGCGGTCGCGGCCGGGTTCGCCGCCGCGGCCGCCCGTGCCTGGGCCGCCGGCGCCCCCGCCCCGGAGTGGCGGGACCTCGACGACGAGCTGAGCGCACGGACGCCGTCGGAGGCGGCGCGCGCCGCCTCCCGCGCCCTGGGCCGGGGCCTGCTGCGGCTGCTGCGCTCCACCGTCCCGGACGTCGACCCCCGCCCCGCCTGGTCGCTGATCGAACGGCCCGCGCCGCACCACGCCCTCGTCCTCGGCGGCGCCTGCGCGATCGCCGGTGGCGACCCGGCCCTGGCCGCGCGGGCCGCGGCGCTCGGCGTCTGCACCGCCCCGGCGTCGGCCGCGGTCCGGCTCCTCGGCCTGGACCCCTACGCCGTCCACCGCCTGCTCGCGGAACTGGCGCCGGAGATCGACCGGGTCGCCGACGCCGCCGCCCGGCCGATGCCCGCGTCCGCCCTGCCCGCCGGATCGGCCCCGGCGCTCGAACTGCTGGCCGATGTCCACGTCACGAGAGAGGTCCGGCTCTTTGCCTCCTGAGCTCCGTCCCCGCGCCCCCCACCACAACGATCCCGGCGACTCCACCGACAGCGGCCTCGGCCTGCTCGCCGCCCGTCCCGGGGGCCCCGGCACGCCGATCCCGCGGATCGGCATCGGCGGTCCGGTCGGTAGCGGCAAGACCGCCCTGGTCGCCGCACTCTGCCGCGCCCTGGCCGGCCGGCTGTCGATCGGCGTGGTGACCAACGACATCTACACGACCGAGGACGCCGACTTCCTCCGCCGGGCCGGTGTGCTGCCCGCCGACCGGATCCGGGCGGTGCAGACCGGCGCCTGCCCGCACACGGCGATCCGGGACGACATCAGCGCCAACCTGGACGCGGTCGAGCAGCTGGAGGAGGACGTGCCCGGGCTGGACCTGGTGCTCGTGGAGAGCGGCGGCGACAACCTCACCGCCACCTTCTCCTACGGGCTGGTGCACCGGCAGATCTTCGTCGTCGACGTCTCAGGCGGGGACAAGGTGCCGCGCAAGGGCGGTCCCGGGGTGACCCGGTCGGACCTGCTCGTGGTCAACAAGACCGACCTGGCCCCGCTGGTCGGCGCCGACTTGTCGGTGATGGACCGGGACGCCGCGGCCGTGCGCGAAGGCCGTCCGGTGCTGTTCACCTCGCTGGCGCAGGACCCGACCGCCCGGGTGGTCGCCGACTGGGTCCTCGAGACGGTCGCGGCGCTCACCCGGTGATCACCTCCGCCCGTGCGGAAGTCACCCCCGGCGTGCTCGCCGAGCTGTCCAGCCGCCCGCCGCTCACGCTGCGCCAGGTGCGGGCCCGGCCGGGCACGGTCGGGCTGTGCCTCGTGGGCACCGCCGCCGGCCCGCTGGACGGCGACGAGCTGCGGCTGACCGTGGACGTCGCCGACGACGCACGGGCGGAACTGGTCGCCGCCGGGGCGAGCATCGCCCAGGGCGGCGCATCCCGGATGGCCACGTCGGTCCGCCTCGGGGCCGGCGCGCGCCTGGACGCCGATCCCGGCCCGCTGATCGTCAGCGCGGGTGCCCGCGTCGACGTCGATCTCTCGATCGACGTCGAGCCGACGTCCACGCTGGTCTGGCGGGAGCTGGTCGTCCTCGGGCGCACCGGTGAGCCCCCCGGCCGGGCCACCCTGCGCTGGGACGTGACCCGCGGCGGATTGCCGGTGCTGCGTCAGCACGTCGACCTCGCCGATCCGGCGCTCGCCGGCTGGCATGGCTCGACCGCCGGGTGCCGGGTCCTGGTGAGCGAGTTGCGCATCGGGCCGGACGTGGACGCTCGGACTGTGGTGCACTCCCCCACCGCCGTCACCCAGCGGTTGGCCGACGGCGCCACGCTCACCACGGTCCTGGCCGCCTCGGCCGCGGCGGCTGAACTTCTTCGCTCCTCGTGGGAAGCCGCCGGGAGGTGACCGGCGACCGGTCCAGCGAGGGCGGCAGGACGACGATCGACGATCGAGCGATTCCAGCACTGGAGCAGAACTGGACCGCGTC is a genomic window of Blastococcus sp. HT6-30 containing:
- a CDS encoding M20/M25/M40 family metallo-hydrolase, producing the protein MAENPAPLAGAQDEVAELLSDLIRIDTTNTGSTATGAGERAAAEWVAGKLDEAGIESVIHESERGRASLVARIPGADRSRPALLVHGHLDVVPADPTEWSVHPFSGEERDGYIWGRGAVDMKDMDAMVLALVRDWARTGVQPPRDIVLAYVADEEAGGKLGAHFLVDEHPDLFEGCTEAISEVGGFSITVRDDLRLYLVQTAEKGLAWMRLTAGGRPGHGSFVHDDNAVTRLCEAVARIGAHRFPLTLTPPMRAFLAAVEDAYGIEIDPAEPELALARLGSISRMIGAALRNTANPTMLDAGYKANVIPGTASATVDGRFLYGQEEEFERQLAALIGEGVQREWLVHDQAVETTFDGPLVDQMVTALKAEDDGARPVPFTMSGGTDAKSFQRLGMRCFGFSPLRLPADLDFASLFHGIDERVPVESLQFGVRVLDRFLRNA
- the urtB gene encoding urea ABC transporter permease subunit UrtB; this encodes MDAVLGQLYAGISLGSVLLLIALGLTLTFGQMGVINMAHGEFLMAGAYTAFVVQQVIGSAGLALLIALPLAFLVGGLLGVLLEVSLISRLYSRPLDTLLVTWGVALMLQQLARDVFGAPAVEVRAPEWLRGNVELFGVPFTHGRLFIVVVAVTAVVALSAVLRFTSLGRRIRAVVQSRGLAETSGINSRLTDRMTFFIGSGLAGLAGVALTLIGSTQPYMGQNYIVDAFLVVVAGGVGQIKGAVMAAFGLGVLQAFFAFSQSVSTAKVLLLVCVIAFLQLRPQGLFSVRTRSLV
- the urtD gene encoding urea ABC transporter ATP-binding protein UrtD; the protein is MREDYLEIKDLRVSFDGFVAVDGVDLTVLQGDLRFLIGPNGAGKTTLVDAVTGLAAATGSAKFDGIQLLGKKEHQIARAGVGRTFQTASVFEQLTVLQNLDIAAGAGRRRRSLLRARTSVPDNVQLAMETTGLTALRDRPAGELAHGQKQWLEIGMLLVQSATVLFLDEPVAGMSAEEREQTGELLRRVRRDHVVVVVEHDMEFLRAYADSVTVLAAGKVLAEGTYAQVQADPRVQEIYLGPGHQQPDDQVVH
- a CDS encoding urease subunit gamma — protein: MRLTEHEQERLLITLAADVARRRRDRGLALNHPEAVAILTSFVLEGARDGRTVAELMTAGRDVLGRDDVLPGVPEMIESVQVEATFPDGTKLVTLHGPIR
- the urtA gene encoding urea ABC transporter substrate-binding protein; its protein translation is MLTLGQHRVAAPVALLTLALVASGCGSRTGDTDASASGGGESCVDTSGDSVKIGLLNSMSGTMSISETTVRRSLELAVEEINADGGVLGKQLEVVTEDGASEPTVFAERATKLIQSDCVAAVFGGWTSSSRKAMLPVFESNDALLFYPVQYEGLEASENIFYTGATTNQQIIPALDYLKDELGVTSLHLVGSDYVFPRTANAIIKAYAEEHGIEIVGEDYEPLGSTEGIQTIVNRVQASGADAVFNTLNGDSNVSFFTQYANVGLTPETMPVISVSIAEEEVPGIGVDRLEGQYTAWNYYQTVDTPENDAFVAAFKEAYGEDAVTSDPMEAAYTSVYLWKGMVEKAESFAVNDVQEAADGVSFDAPEGSVTVDGDNHHIAKTALIGRVNADGLIDVVLSSDGPIEPDPCLEGYDWAADMEKDETYC
- the urtE gene encoding urea ABC transporter ATP-binding subunit UrtE, whose translation is MLELHDVHIAYGRTEVVHGVSVVVPPDGVAAILGHNGAGKTTVLRAAVGLLKPRSGRVLLRGEDVTGLSPHQRVRRGLAYVPQGQQSFPQLTAGENLQLVADGRKDGRARTDEALDLFPALRSLLARQAGLLSGGQRQQLAIARALITAPRVLVLDEPTEGIQPSVVTEIQEAILALTRRGGLSVLLVEQHVGFALTAASTYYVVESGRVVGTGEGGLTSSGAVRAAMAI
- a CDS encoding GGDEF domain-containing protein; amino-acid sequence: MRSLRAYGAREPRAAVTTAGVLLVVSAAILLVLPVLWAAVHLRTPAVVLVTACALAADLLTLLVLLPAAAALADFVFFGALLIVIAVLLVRANRTQERLVAALQRRLTVDSLTGLATRRAFDEALETAMSRSYPGGTALVLIDVDSFKSINDQHGHPVGDDVLVHLAQVLRGHIRTDDAVLSRLGGDELAVLLPGCGRHVAARRADELLHAVRAEPLALPDGTLLSLSISLGVAHVPRFSRDRRALYASADAALYDAKRAGRGQVALASARRTTAASGGA
- the urtC gene encoding urea ABC transporter permease subunit UrtC, translated to MSGVWRGRALVLGGYLLGIVVLFGAAPALLSDFRLRLLAQFLCVAMVAVGIGLAWGSGGMLTLGQGVFFGLGAYIMAIHLQLADAGPGGRPAFMITGSGVPWWWEIFRNPVVAVGGIVVVPGLIALLLGLGVFRRRVKGAYFAILSQASAAAFALLLISQQNTIGGSNGLSNFRSFFGFVLNDPVNRRMLYFIAAGVLIAMVAIVHQLRRSRYGELLTAVRDGEERVRFLGYDPALVKVVAYVVAAVFAAIGGALFVPIVGIISPNNVGVVPSIGFLIGVAVGGRATLLGPVLGSLAVSYAGSTLSENFESGWIYLQGLLFVLVVAFLPGGIGSLGGVLRGRRRVGVGTLAEESRGHGPDDSDPPLVDDADPERAPADVHSGRP
- a CDS encoding urease subunit beta, whose translation is MIPGEILPAEGDIDLNPGRPVLELVVENTGDRPVQVGSHYHLAAANPALALDRQAAWGHRLDIPAGTSVRFEPGLSRTVALVPLTGARLVPGLRSEYAGPLDGARS